ATTTATAGTCTTGTAAAGGTGCCAGGTATCGGGTGTTAGGTATCAGGTTAAGAAATTTACAAAAACTGTAATGTTAATTAATTTTCTGATACTTAGTTCCATCAAGGAACTAACAAAGGCTGGTCGTATTTTAAACCTGTAACCTGCAACCTGTACGGACGTAGCATGCTACGTCCCCTACCATACTGACAACTGTTATCCCGAACTGAGGTTAGATAGGATTTCTCATTTCAATAAAAATGATCAACCCCCTCATCGATTTTATTCACAAGAAAAAGAGGGGGTAATGGTAAAAACTATAAATCAATACCATCAATATGTCGGGCGACAGTTTGCACATCCTTATCACCCCGCCCAGAGGAATTAATCACAATTTTGGGACTACCTTCTAGGGTAGGACACAACTTATCAAGGTAAGCGAAAGCGTGAGCAGTTTCGAGGGCGGGAATAATCCCCTCCAACTTGCAAAGGAGTTGAAAGGCATCGAGCGCCTCCTGGTCAGTAACACTGTAATACTCTGCTCTACCTTCATCTTTCAAATAACTATGCTCAGGCCCTACCCCCGGATAATCCAACCCTGCACTGATAGAATGGGCTTCGGTAACTTGTCCGTCTTGATCTTGCAATAAATAACTCATGGCGCCGTGTAACACCCCCGGTTGCCCTGCAGTGAGGGTGGCAGCGTGTTTGCCAGAATTTACACCGCTTCCTGCGGCTTCAATACCAATAAGACGCACAGAGCTATCTTTGACAAACTCATAAAATAAACCCATGGCATTAGAACCACCGCCCACACAGGCGAGGAGAATGTCAGGTAAACCGCCCCATTTTTCCATGCACTGCTCACGGGTTTCTGTACCGATGACCGCATGGAAATCCCTTACCATCATAGGGTAGGGATGAGGCCCCGCCACAGAACCGAGGATATAATGGGTGTTTTCCACATTTGTTACCCAGTCTCGGATGGCTTCGGAGGTGGCATCTTTGAGAGTACCTGTACCTGCGGAGACAGGTTTTACCGTAGCCCCCAAAAGACGCATTCTGAATACATTTAATTTTTGGCGTTCCATGTCTTCTACGCCCATGTAAATGACGCATTCTAAACCAAAACGAGCGCACACAGTGGCGGTGGCTACTCCATGTTGTCCTGCCCCTGTTTCGGCGATAATTCTTTGTTTGCCCATGCGTTTGGCGAGTAACACTTGCCCGAGGGCGTTATTGATTTTGTGGGCGCCTGTATGGTTCAGATCTTCTCTTTTGAGGTAGATTTGAGGGCCTGTGCCATCGGCTTTGGCATAATGTTGGCTAAGTCTTTCGGCAAAATAGAGAGGGCTTGATCTTCCGACGTAGTCTTTTAATAGTTGGTCTAATTCTTGGTTAAATTCGGGATCATTTTTATATTGGTTGTAGGCGGTTTCTAGTTCGCTAAGGGCGGGCATGAGAGTTTCGGGTACGTATTTCCCGCCATATTTTCCAAAGCGTCCAAAGTTATCGGGTACTTGAATAGAATTATTGCTAGTTTTAATGGGTGTCGTGGTCACAGTCTTTATTTTTTATAATATTTTTCTTTCTATCATTATGGTACATCTTGACCCACGGACAGTTAAACTCTCCAATTTTAAAATTTTTGGTAAACATATAACGGAATGGTAAAATAGTTATATAATAAAATAGTTAATAAACAAAAAGTATCAAGATGTTATTTCGTCAATTATTTGATCAAGATACATGGACTTATACCTATCTCATCGCTGATCCTGATACGAAGGAGGCGGCTTTGGTAGATCCTGTGATTGAACAGGTGGAACGAGATTTAAAATTGGTGCAAGAGTTGGGTTTAACCCTCAAATACTGCATGGAAACCCATGTTCATGCGGATCATATTACGGGTACGGGCAAAATGCGAGAGTTGACTGGTTGTAAGGGATTAGTGCCTGAAAAAGCTCAGGTAAATTGTGCCGATCGCCACTTAGTCGATAATGAAGTGGTAATGGTGGGCAATGTAGAAATAAGGGCGATCGCCTCTCCAGGGCATACAGACTGCCATTTTGCCTATCTAGTGGATAATACCCATTTATTGACGGGGGATGCTCTTTTCATCCGTGGTTGTGGACGTACGGACTTCCAAAGCGGTGATGCCGGAATGCTCTACGACACCATTACAAAACGTTTTTTCACCCTTGCCGACGATGTTTTAGTATATCCGGGCCATGACTACCGAGGACATCTGGTATCTACCATCGCCGAAGAAAAAGCCCATAATCCTCGCATTAGTGGCAAAAAAAGAGATGAGTTTATCAAACTAATGAATAACCTTGATTTACCCAACCCTCAAAAAATCATGGAAGCAGTACCTGCCAATCAAATGTGCGGAAAGGTTTAAGAATATTTTTGTCAACCATACCTAAAAAAAATTATGATTATTGCTAATATTATTCAAAGCCAATACCAACTCATCTCCCCCCAAGAGTTGGAGCAAAGAATGAAAAATAATTCGGTGGTTTTAATTGATGTGCGCGAAAAGGATGAATATGATCAAGGACATATCCCTGGGGCATTGCTAAAACCCCTCTCCGAATTTTCCACCAAAGAACTAGCATCGTATCCTAATATCGTCCTCTATTGCCGTTCTGGGAAGCGTTCTCACACCGCCGCTGAAAAATTGATCGAAGCAGGTATGACCATGATTACAGAGCTAAAAGGGGGCATTACCGCATGGCAAGAAGCCCATCTTCCCATGGTGGCTTGATGTGTTACCTCAACTACTTTTCGTTGGCTTGTAGTAAAGGCTTTAGCCTTTAAAATGCCTATTATTGGAGATGTCTATCGCCCATCCTCACCAAAACACTATTTCATCACACCTTAAATATAAATGCGTTTAACTTTTGGATTAATACTCGCCATCATCATCGGACTGAGTTTAGGCTTAATCGGTGGTGGTGGCTCTATTTTGGCGGTGCCGATTCTCCGCTATGTCATGGGGGTTGAACCTCGAAGTGCGATCGCCATGAGCCTTTTTATCGTGGGCGTGGTGAGTCTTATCGGTATCATTCCCCATTGGCGACAAGGTAACGTTAATTTACCCGTAGCCATTAGTTTTATTCCTCCTGCTATGGTAGGGGCTTTTATCGGCGCAAAAATAACCGAATTACCCTTCATTACCGATACTATTCAACTGGTAGCCTTTGGAATTGTCATGCTTTTGGCTAGTATTTTGATGATCAAAAAAAGCAGTGGCAAAAAAAAACAAGAAACCACACCATCAGTTAAAGTTCTTAAAAATAAAACCCAAAAAATTCTTTTAACCATCATAGAAGGTTTGGTGGTGGGTATTCTGACAGGATTTGTGGGAGTTGGGGGAGGGTTTTTAATTATTCCAGCCCTTGTGTTAGTTGGTGGTATTCCCATGAAAGAAGCCGTCGGCACATCTTTACTCATTATCGCTACTAAATCTGCCAGTGCTTTTGTGGGTTATTTAACCTTAGTAAATATTGATTGGTTTTTAACTATTGGATTTACTTTGGCGGCTAGTGTAGGAATTGTTTTTGGTTCTTTTTTAAGTAAAAAAATTGATGCTAAATATTTACAAAAAGGTTTCGGTTATTTTGTTTTAGTGATAGCCATTTTTGTCTTAATTGCTAGGTAATTTTTTAAAACAGTTAGACAGCGGTAATAATACTATTTCTTTTATCAAGATAGATAAGACGAATATCAAGGGGTATTAACTTTAAAAGCTGCCTATGGCTATATTGATATAAATCTTCTATGTCTTCTTTTAAAAAATTGATTCCTTCGGTTTTTAAGTAGTTAATAATTTGCTCTTCTTGCCATCCAAATTTATCTTTAGTCACAATAATTAATCGTTCCTTTGGAGGTAATAATTGAATAGATTGCTCAAGATAAAAATGTAAAGGGAAATGTCTTAAATTAATAGAAATATCTGGCAAATTTAACTCTTCTATATCTTCTTTTGGTAAACAATCAATAGCATATTCAACAATTAAATTTTCCCAATACTTATTATCTTTTTCATTAACAATATCTAAATCTAAATTAAAGAAAAAGTAACTTAAATCTCGCCAGACTTTAAAAGAAATGGGAGTTATATATTCTGGTTCATAAAATCCCGAAAGTAAATCATCTATTCTGCCACCATAACGACAAAATAAAGAAACTAGATATTTTCCCTTATCTGGATGGGTTTGTAATAATTCTAAGAGAGTGAAATCATCTATTTGCAAGAGAGGATATATTAAAGGGTGATTGGCTTCGGGAAAATCAGTCTGATTCATAGATGAAATTTCAATGAAAAAGTAAATAATAAATAATTTTGACCATTACTAATGGATTAGTTTGGATTAGTTGATGATTGCTAAATAGCCACAAAATATCCCACAATATAATATAAGGTTTAACACTGAAATTATATGATAAACAGCAGTCTAACTATGGTAAATATTTTGGGGGCATTTTTACCCGGTATCACAGATGGTTTATTCTCGACTCAGGGAATTATGGTAATGCTTTTGGTGGCTTATGGTGGGGCTATGTGGATGTTTTTAACCAGCGCCCCTAAAGTGCATACTATCATGGTATCTGATTTAATTATTGCTCAAGAGTTTTACGAGGGTTTGTTAAATTTACCTGTGGCGGATGTGCCTTTGCATTATTACTATAATTATGATCAAAGTTTGGGGTCTGCCATGCTAGATCCTATCTATACTGGTAGTAGGGGTAATTCTCCAGTTATGCAAGAAAATACTGGGTTATGGTATCAACTCAGGAAAAATACTCAGTTACATGTCATTGGTGGTGCGAGTTTGGGTTATAAAAATTCTCAGCGTCATGTTTGTTTTGATCATGAGTGTTTGGATGATTTATTATTGAGGATACAATCTCGCCGTTTGAAGTATAAGATTCGTAGTGAAAACCCCCTTAATTTTTTGGTGAAAGATTTACAAAATAGGGTGATTGAAATGGCGGAGGCGAAAACATAGGTATTAATTGATAATTGAGAATGGATAATTGATAATTATTTAAGGATATTTTCTGAGTTAAATTTTTGGGAATCAATAATATTGTTATTACAAGATTCGGCGTTGTTGTCTTTGGAGTCGGGTAGTTGGTTTAAGTTGATTTGTGGTGCTAGTTATCAACATTTACCTTCTATTCGTAATCTAGCTTTGGCTTATACCCTCGCAGGGGTGGATTGTATTGATGTGGCTGCGGATAGGGCGGTGATTAATTCTGCTTTGGTGGGGATTGGGGTAGCGAAAAATTTTCGACAAAAGGCGATCGCCCTTGGTTATAATCCTAGTAATCCTCTTTTAATGGTAAGTGTGAACGATGGGGAAGATCCCCATTTTCGTAAAGCCTACTTTAATCCTAGCAAATGCCCCCCTGAGTGCGATCGCCCCTGTGAGAATATTTGCCCAGCGGATGCGATTAAATTTGAACACCCCACCGAGGGAGTCAAAGAAAAACTCTGCTATGGATGTGGGCGGTGTATCCCCATTTGCCCCTATGGTTTCATCGATACCCAATCCCACGTAATTAGCATTGATGAAGTATTAAACTGGCTTACCAAATTACCCATCAACGCCCTAGAAATTCATACCCAAGCAGGACATTTTCAACATTTTCAAACATTATGGCAATCCGTAAAACCCCACCTATGCCGACTACAACTAATTGCCATCAGTTGCCCCTACACCCCCACTGTCACCGATTACTTGCGCCAGATAGAAAACCATATCAAACCGTTACCCATTCCCCTCATTTGGCAAACCGATGGGCGCCCCATGAGTGGAGACATTGGCAAAGGCACAACTCATTTAACCATTAAATATGCTCAAACCATGATGGAGCAAGGCTTTACAGACTATTTTCAACTAGCAGGGGGAACCAATGAACATACAGCCCTTAAAATAAGAGAAATGGGGCTAAGTGACAAAATTAATGGTATCGCCTTTGGTAGTAAAGCCCGAAAAATACTCGCCGAAATTCTCCACGAATTGGAAATCATTTCTCCCCAAAATCAATTGGAAGATTATCCCCATCTTCTTTGGGAAGCGGTTTTCGTGGCTTCTAAATTGGTAAATAGTCTTAAGAAAAATAACATTGATTAATTGCCCATAATGACGGAAAAAAAAATATTAGTCGAAAATTTAGGTATCATACCCTACGAACAAGCATGGGATTATCAAAAAAAATTAGTACAACAAAGATTAGAAAATCCCGACCTAGAAGATATTTTATTATTATTAGAACATCCCCCCGTTTATACCCTTGGCACAGGTTCAACAGTTGACAACCTCAAATTTGACCTAAATAAGTTTTCTGGTCAACTATTCCGTACAGAAAGGGGTGGAGAAGTAACATATCATTGTCTGGGACAGATTGTTATGTATCCCATTGTAAATTTACGTCATCATCAGCAGGATTTACATTGGTATCTACGACAATTGGAGGAGGTGGTAATTCAACTATTGGCAATTTATGGCATAAAAGCCCAAAGAATAGAAGGTTTAACAGGAGTCTGGGTGGGTGATGCCAAAATCAGTGCCATGGGCATTAAGGCAAAGAGATGGATTACAATGCACGGTTTAGCCTTGAATGTTTGTTGTAATTTGTCGGGCTTTGAGCAAATTATTCCCTGTGGTATTCGGGATAAATCTGTCACTCGCTTAGTGGATTTTGTTCCCGATGTGCCAATAGATGAGGTCAAAAAAAATTGATAACGGTATTTAAGCAAGTTTTTGATTATGAGAATGGGGTAAGTATTTTCTAATTAACCAGAAAAAACCCACCCCTGCGTAGAATTGAAGGACTTTGGAGGCTAGATCAACTTTCCATGGTTGATTCTTCATTTTCCATGGCTTCCTCGCTGGTTTCCTCACTAGAAGGAGGTACAAGAGCCACCGCTGCGATCGCATCATCATCATCCAACTTCTGTACCCTTACCCCACTGGCATTACGGGATTGGAGCGAAACAGCATTGACATCACAACGAATAATAATTCCCCTAGCCGTGATGATCATAAACTCATCATCAGGGTTGACAATGTGCAACGCCGCCAATTCCTCATTAGACTTACGGAAACGAATTGCCTTTAATCCTAATCCAGCCCTTCTTTGTAACCTAAACTGAGACACAGGAACTCTTTTACCATAACCGCTAGTAGTCACTGCCAAAGCCCAAGGAGCATCCTTAGCAGTATCATTAGTTAATTCCTCATCCACATCATTATCAAGCTCATTTTCATCGGCTTCCCCAATGGTTGCCACCACCTGAGAAGGAATGATGTCCATACTAATTAATTGATCTCCTTTGCGTAGCTTCATGGATTTAACCCCTTTAGCCGTACGACTGAGAGGACGCAATTGATCATTATCAGCGTGGAAATGAATCGCCATACCTCGACGAGAACCAATCAAAATACTATCATCAGCGGTGGCAAGACGCACCCAGCGCAACTCGTCACCCTCAGCTAAAGAGATGGCAATTAAACCATTACTACGGATATTACCGAAGGCAGAAAGGGCAGTTTTTTTGATAAAACCATTTCGAGTTAACATCACCAAATATTCGTGATCGGTAAATTCACTCACTGCGAGGATAGAGGTGATTTTTTCCTCCGAGGAGATGGGCAACATTTGAATGATGGGCATTCCCCTTGCATTACGAGAACTAGAGGGAATCTGATAAGCATTGAGGGCATATACAACTCCTCGATCACTAAAGAAAAGAATGGTGTCATGTTCACACCCTGTTAAAAAGTGTTGTACTTCATCATCATCTTTGATTTTTGCCCCTGCCTTGCCTCTGGTGGCTCTATTTTGAGCTTCAAAGGTACTGACAAGCATTTTCTTTAAATAACCTTGTTCGGTTAAGATAATGGCGACCTGTTCATTGGCAATTAAATCAATATCGACTAAATCTCCATCCCCTTGGATAATTTCGGTACGGCGGGGGGTAGCATGGATATTTTTAATTTCGGTTAATTCTTCTTCGATGATGGCATCGATTCTTTCTCTGCGCTCGAGAATATCTCTTAAATCTGTGATTTGGGTTAATAAGTCCTGGTGTTCGGCTTCGATTTTTTCTGCTTCTAAGGCGGTGAGTCTTCTTAGTTGCATTTGCAAAATGGCATCGGCTTGGAACTCGGAGAGAGATAAATCATCCACTAATTCTTGTTTTGCCGAAGCGGTATCGGCGGCACCTCTGATGAGGCGGATAACTGCGTCTAGGTTGCCTAGGGCAATTAGTAATCCTTGTAAGATATGATCTCTTTCTTCGGCTTTACGTAAGCGGTATTGGGTGCGACGGGTAATGGCTTCTACCCGAAAATTGAGAAATACTTGGAGGAATTTTCTGAGGGTTAAAAGTTGCGGTTCGTTACCTACCAATGCCAACATATTACAACCAAAATTGCTTTGGATGGTGGTTTGTTTGTAGAGATTGTTTAAGACTACCCTAGCGTAAGCATCTCTTTTTAATTCTATAACTATGCGCATCCCGTTGCGATCGCTCTCATCCCGAATATCTGAGATACCATCAATTTTTTTATCGTTGACTAATTCGGCAATTTTTTCGATCAAAGAGGCTTTATTAGTCTGATAAGGTAATTCTGTAACGATAATTGCTTCTTTATCCTGTCTGCCTCGCTGGGAAATGGTTTCGATACTAGCAACTCCGCGCATAGTAACCGAACCCCGACCTGTGGTGTAGGCTTCTTTGATACCCTGTCTGCCCAAAATTTGCGCCCCTGTGGGAAAATCAGGACCGGGAATATACTGCATCAATTCAATGTCGGTAATTTCGGGATTATGAATCATGGCGATGGTACCATCGATCAATTCTCCGAGGTTGTGGGGAGGAATATTGGTTGCCATACCGACAGCGATTCCCGTGGCTCCATTTAAAAGTAATTGGGGTACTCTGGCAGGTAATACCACGGGTTCTTGTTGTGAACCATCAAAGTTATCTATAAAGTCAACGGTTTCGGCCTCAATATCCCTTAACAGTCCGTTGGTAGCCAATGATTGCAGACGACATTCTGTGTAACGCATCGCCGCAGGAGGATCATTGTCCACACTACCAAAGTTACCATGACCGTTGATCAAGGGATCTCGCATGGAAAAATCCTGTGCCATCCTCACTAGGGCATCATATACCGCCGTGTCACCGTGGGGGTGGTATTTACCCAAAACTTCCCCGACAACCCTTGCACATTTACGAAAAGGTCGTTCTGGGGTCAGTCCTAGTTCATACATAGCGTATAAAATACGACGGTGAACTGGTTTTAAACCATCTCTTGCATCGGGCAAAGCTCGACCTACAATAACGCTCATGGCGTACTCTAGGTAAGAGTTTGACATTTCATTGGTTAGATTGGTTGGTACAATGCGTTCTTGGATGGAGGTCATATAATTTTGAGTCACGAAATTAATGCTATTTTAGCATATATTTGACCCTTGAAAAATCCTTGAAAATCACCTTGAGGGGATATAAAATAACTGATTTCGATGGATCTACAAAAGAAATTTACTACAAAAAATTATGATTTGGTTAGGAATTGATCCGGGTTTGGCAATTATTGGTTGGGCGGTGTTGGAGGGGGATGATATGATTAGCCCTCGTTTAATTGATTATGGCATTACGGAAACTGATAAAAAATATTCGACAGGACATCGGTTAAGGGAGATTGAGGAGGATTTTACGGAATTATTTAAGGAATTTAAACCTCAACGTGTTGCCATTGAAATGCCTTTTTTTAGTCGTCAGATTAAGGCGGCGGGGGGAGTTTTACAGGCTTTGGGAGTAATTCATCTCATTTGTTACCGAGAGGCAGAAATTGATCCCATATTTCTACATCAGTCTAGTTGGAAAGCTCATTTAGTTCATGGTAAGGCGACAAAGGAGGAAGTGGCACAGGCTCTGCAAGGTATTTTTGAGTTGGATGCTTTGCCCATTGATGATAGTGTGGATGCGATCGCTATTGCCTATGCGGCTTATTGTGGATTACAAAATCAAATTAAATAACTTGAGTTCGGGATAACATTTTCTAGTTAAGGCAGGCAATAGGGAATAGGCAATGGGCAATAAAATAATTGTCAATTGTCCATTGTCAATTGTTAATTCTTCACATCTTTATCCCGAACTGAGGTTTGGTACGGTTTTTCCCACTGCCGATTTATGGATTATGGATAAACGATTACTTCCTTAAGGTGACATTTCCCAGCAAAATAAGCCTATGATATTCGATAAATATAGGCTTGAAAGAAAATGCTATGATCTAACAATAGAGGTAACAGCCAACTTTCTCAGAAAAACGTTAAAAATTCGTAACATAAGTTAACATAGAAATAACAAATAAAAAAAGTAGCTAAAAGCTCTCATTCATTATCAAGACCGATTGATAAAATAACTATATATATTTACAGGAGGCTATCCATAAGTGAGTAAAGATAATAAAAAATGGCGTAACGTCGGACTATATGCCATATTGGCAGTGGTCGTCGTTGCTTTAGCCACAGCTTTTTTAGATCGTCCTCAAGAACAACAATCAAGCTGGAAGTATAGCCAATTTATTGATGAAGTACAAACCAACCGAGTTGAAAGAGTACAATTAAGTGCAGATCGTAGTCAGGCGATCGCCACGGCAAGAGATGGACAACGCTTCTTAGTCAACCTCCCCAACGATCCCCAATTGGTGGATATTTTATCTGACAACCAAGTAGACATTTCCGTTGTCCCCCAAAGCGATGACAGTTTCTGGTTCAGAGCAATCAGCAGTCTCTTCTTCCCCGTATTACTCCTCGTGGGTTTATTTTTCCTTCTTCGCCGTGCCTCCAGTGGGCCAGGTTCTCAGGCAATGAACTTTGGTAAATCCAAAGCCAGAGTACAAATGGAACCCCAAACCCAAGTCACCTTCGCTGACGTGGCGGGGATTGAACAAGCTAAACTAGAACTTACCGAAGTAGTGGATTTCCTCAAAAACGGTGAAAGATTTACTGCCATCGGTGCCAAAATTCCTAAAGGAGTTCTTTTGGTAGGGCCTCCCGGGACAGGTAAAACCCTCCTTGCCAAAGCAGTGGCAGGGGAAGCAGGAGTTCCTTTCTTCAGCATCTCTGGTTCTGAGTTCGTAGAGATGTTCGTCGGGGTTGGTGCTTCTCGGGTTCGTGATTTGTTTGAACAGGCCAAACAAAGCGCTCCTTGTATCGTATTCATCGATGAGATTGACGCAGTCGGTCGTCAAAGAGGAGCTGGTTTAGGTGGTGGTAATGATGAAAGGGAACAAACCCTGAACCAACTTCTCACCGAAATGGATGGTTTTGAAGGCAACACTGGCATTATCATCGTCGCTGCCACCAACCGCCCTGATGTACTTGATTCTGCTTTATTACGTCCCGGACGTTTTGACCGTCAAGTAGTGGTCGATCGCCCCGACTTCTCTGGCAGAGCGGAAATTTTGGGAGTTCATGCCCAAGGTAAAACCCTTGCCAAAGACGTGGATCTCGAAAAAATCGCCCGTCGTACCCCCGGATTTACAGGTGCCGACCTTTCCAACCTGCTCAACGAAGCCGCTATTTTGGCCGCCCGTCGTAACCTCACCGAGATTTCCATGGATGAAGTTAACGATGCCATTGATCGTGTTTTAGCCGGCCCCGAGAAGAAAAACCGTGTCATGAGCGAAAAACGTAAAACCCTCGTGGCATACCATGAAGCAGGACACGCCCTCGTAGGTGCTTTGATGCCTGACTATGATCCTGTACAAAAAATTAGTATTATCCCCCGTGGACGCGCAGGAGGACTCACTTGGTTTACTCCTAGTGAAGATCGCATGGAATCAGGGTTATATTCTCGCTCCTACTTACAAAATCAAATGGCTGTGGCTCTTGGTGGACGTATTGCCGAAGAAATCATTTTCGGTCAAGAAGAAGTAACCACAGGTGCATCCAATGACTTACAACAAGTCGCTCGGGTTGCCCGTCAGATGATTACTCGTTTTGGTATGAGCGATCGCCTCGGGCCTGTAGCATTAGGTCGTCAGAACGGAAACGTCTTCATGGGTAGAGACATCGCCTCTGATCGTGACTTCTCCGACACCACCGCTGCCACCATTGACGAAGAAGTAAGCCAATTGGTAGAAAGAGCCTATCAAAGAGCAAAAGACGTACTCGTCCAAAATCGTCCTATCCTCGATAAACTTGCTGAAATGTTAGTGGAAAAAGAAACCGTCGAAGCCGATGAGTTGCAGGAAATCCTCAACAGCAGTGACATCAAAATGGCTGCCATCGTCTAATTCTTAGACATTCTCACAGTTCATAAAAATTTAGAGGGGCTTAACATATTGTTGAGTCCCTTTTTTGTGCAAAATAAAAATAACTTTTGTTTACCTTAAAAAATGGGTTTAAAGCCTCGCCCTATTAGGGCGACTTTTTTATGCTATTATATTTATTATTCTCGGCTCACTAGCGTAAAATGTTTATTTTAGAGTACAAATTAAGAGGAAAAACTCAGCAATTTAAAGCTATCGATGAGGGCATTCGTACAGTCCAATTCGTACGCAATAAATGTGTTAGTCTCTGGATGAACTCTAAAAACGTAGGCAAAGCCGAAGTTTATCGATATACCACTACTTTAAGAAAAGAATTTCCTTTTGTTAAGTGTCTTAACTCCACTGCTTGTCAACAGGCAGGAGAAAGGGCTTGGAGTGCTATATCTAAGTTTTATGATAATTGCAAAAAGCAAGTTAAGGGAAAAAAAGGATACCCTAAATTTTCTAAACGCACTCGTAGTATTGAGTATAAACAATCTGGTTGGAA
The sequence above is a segment of the Cyanobacterium stanieri PCC 7202 genome. Coding sequences within it:
- a CDS encoding membrane protease FtsH catalytic subunit (PFAM: FtsH Extracellular; Peptidase family M41; ATPase family associated with various cellular activities (AAA)~TIGRFAM: ATP-dependent metalloprotease FtsH~COGs: COG0465 ATP-dependent Zn protease~InterProIPR003959:IPR000642:IPR003593:IPR003960:IPR 005936~KEGG: cyc:PCC7424_3575 ATP-dependent metalloprotease FtsH~PFAM: peptidase M41; AAA ATPase central domain protein~PRIAM: Microtubule-severing ATPase~SMART: AAA ATPase~SPTR: ATP-dependent metallopeptidase HflB subfamily;~TIGRFAM: ATP-dependent metalloprotease FtsH) — protein: MSKDNKKWRNVGLYAILAVVVVALATAFLDRPQEQQSSWKYSQFIDEVQTNRVERVQLSADRSQAIATARDGQRFLVNLPNDPQLVDILSDNQVDISVVPQSDDSFWFRAISSLFFPVLLLVGLFFLLRRASSGPGSQAMNFGKSKARVQMEPQTQVTFADVAGIEQAKLELTEVVDFLKNGERFTAIGAKIPKGVLLVGPPGTGKTLLAKAVAGEAGVPFFSISGSEFVEMFVGVGASRVRDLFEQAKQSAPCIVFIDEIDAVGRQRGAGLGGGNDEREQTLNQLLTEMDGFEGNTGIIIVAATNRPDVLDSALLRPGRFDRQVVVDRPDFSGRAEILGVHAQGKTLAKDVDLEKIARRTPGFTGADLSNLLNEAAILAARRNLTEISMDEVNDAIDRVLAGPEKKNRVMSEKRKTLVAYHEAGHALVGALMPDYDPVQKISIIPRGRAGGLTWFTPSEDRMESGLYSRSYLQNQMAVALGGRIAEEIIFGQEEVTTGASNDLQQVARVARQMITRFGMSDRLGPVALGRQNGNVFMGRDIASDRDFSDTTAATIDEEVSQLVERAYQRAKDVLVQNRPILDKLAEMLVEKETVEADELQEILNSSDIKMAAIV